In the Geovibrio ferrireducens genome, TGTTTTTTCCACAGTAATAGTGGAGTCATTTATGACCTTTATACCCAGACCTGTCTGGGCGAGTTTATCTATTATAGCAGTCATGGAGGAAACAGGGGCGTTTTCCAGAGTAACTTTTCCGCCCGCGCAGGCAACCGCGCAGAGAAATGTTCCCGCCTCTATCCTGTCGGGCATGACGATGTAGTCGTTGCTGTTGAGCTTTTCCACACCTTTGATGCGGATTATGGTAGAGCCTTCGCCCTCTATCTTGGCTCCCATTTTCTTGAGAAAACGGGCAAGATCCACAACCTCAGGCTCCTGAGCGGCGTTATAGAGCACAGTTTCACCTTCTGCCAGAGCCGCCGCCATGAGGATGTTCTCAGTCCCCGTAACAGTAACCATATCAAAGGTGATTTCAGCGCCTTTCAGCCTTTCGCACTCCGCCTCAATGTAGCCGTGGGCAACGTTAATATCCGCTCCCATAAGCTTGAGGGCTTTTATATGCTGATCCACAGGACGCTCACCGATGGCGCAGCCGCCGGGCAGAGAAACCTTCGCCTTTTTCTTTCTGGCAAGAAGAGGCCCAAGAGCAAGAACACTGGCTCTCATAGTCTTCACCAGTTCATAGGGAGCTATGACCTTCTCCATATCATCCGTGCAGTTGATGTATATATCGCCGTCTTTCCGTTCGGCGCTGACACCCACTTCACCCAGAAGGGAAAGCATTGTCCTTATATCTCTCAGATCAGGAACATTTGAAATTTTGTAGGAACCTTCCGCGAGAATTGTCGCGGCAAGAATAGGAAGACAGGCATTTTTAGCGCCGCCTATGCGCACATTACCGTTAAGGGGCTTGCCCCCGTTTATGACCAGCTTTTCCAAAAAAGCACCCTTTTTATCCCGCTCAGATCGCAATAAAAGCGGTGTTCAAAATCACCGTATGTTTTCGGTGGTTTATGTCCAGAGCCTGCTGATAAATCACCCTGTTCCGGTGATTTATGTTCATAGTCTGCTGAAAAACCGCTGTAGATCCCGCTGAGAGCTTTGGATTGCCCCGCGCCTATTTCTGCGAGAGCCACCCAGTTTTTATTGCACAAATCAGGCACTATGTCTATCAGTTTTTTATAAAACAGAAGCCCCTCATCCGCGGCAACAAGCGCCTGAACAGGTTCATACATAACGCTTTTTTCCAACGATTCATACTCCTGTTCAGTCACGTAAGGCGGGTTGCAGAGCACCATGTCAAACCTGCCCCGAACATTTAAGTTTCCGAGAACATCCCCCTGAACGAACTCAGCCCTGTCTGCCAGACCCAGCCTTCTGCTGTTTTCCTTCGCCACCTCAAGTGCTCCCGGACTGATGTCCACGCCCACGCCGGATGC is a window encoding:
- the murA gene encoding UDP-N-acetylglucosamine 1-carboxyvinyltransferase — its product is MEKLVINGGKPLNGNVRIGGAKNACLPILAATILAEGSYKISNVPDLRDIRTMLSLLGEVGVSAERKDGDIYINCTDDMEKVIAPYELVKTMRASVLALGPLLARKKKAKVSLPGGCAIGERPVDQHIKALKLMGADINVAHGYIEAECERLKGAEITFDMVTVTGTENILMAAALAEGETVLYNAAQEPEVVDLARFLKKMGAKIEGEGSTIIRIKGVEKLNSNDYIVMPDRIEAGTFLCAVACAGGKVTLENAPVSSMTAIIDKLAQTGLGIKVINDSTITVEKTGRLEGTDISTQPYPGFPTDMQAQFMSVMAASGGVSVITETIFENRFMHVSELKRMGADIKLKDKSAVIRGVEKITGAPVMASDLRASASLVIAALMAEGTSEILRVYHLDRGYERFDEKLSLLGADITRMAE
- the prmC gene encoding peptide chain release factor N(5)-glutamine methyltransferase yields the protein MNRSKKYEVLNRMTAAALFKEIQTIIPVRSDALDILAFIMGAEYEKLSSLMSVNIEQDERAAGILNRLREGCPPAYITNRRHFYGREFFVNENVLIPRYETEILVEKAIELTPCENPRILDLCTGSGCILLSLLAEIKGASGVGVDISPGALEVAKENSRRLGLADRAEFVQGDVLGNLNVRGRFDMVLCNPPYVTEQEYESLEKSVMYEPVQALVAADEGLLFYKKLIDIVPDLCNKNWVALAEIGAGQSKALSGIYSGFSADYEHKSPEQGDLSAGSGHKPPKTYGDFEHRFYCDLSGIKRVLFWKSWS